A stretch of the Capsicum annuum cultivar UCD-10X-F1 chromosome 10, UCD10Xv1.1, whole genome shotgun sequence genome encodes the following:
- the LOC107843621 gene encoding glucuronoxylan 4-O-methyltransferase 3, producing the protein MRSKSQSPINVKLILIGFFLVFLLFLVLRSTFSPSPPQQTQSLDHSVAVSNSSSEDQETEDHHQPSSSSSVDCPSTQTCNKISPSLANALVHYATSNVTPQQTLKEISVSLRVLEKKSPCNFLVFGLGHDSLMWTGLNHGGRTVFLEEDKSWIEQIQSQLPSLESYHVIYDTRITQADELMETGMSNQDCKQVIDPGFSKCQLALKGLPQQVLDIDWDLIMVDAPTGWHDGAPGRMSAIYTAGLIARNKEEGETHVFVHDVDRVVEDQFSKAFLCEGYLVEQEGRIRHFNIPSHKAALARPFCP; encoded by the coding sequence atgagATCCAAAAGCCAAAGCCCTATCAATGTTAAACTCATTCTCATTggttttttcttagtttttcttctctttttggtACTTAGATCAACTTTTTCACCCTCTCCTCCTCaacaaactcaatctcttgatcaCTCAGTAGCTGTTTCAAACTCATCATCTGAAGATCAAGAAACTGAAGATCATCATCAgccctcttcatcttcttctgtAGATTGTCCATCAACACAAACTTGCAACAAGATATCCCCATCACTAGCAAATGCTCTAGTTCACTATGCAACTTCAAATGTGACTCCACAACAAACACTCAAAGAAATCTCAGTTTCCTTGAGAGTTCTTGAGAAGAAATCCCCATGCAATTTCTTGGTGTTTGGGTTAGGCCATGATAGCTTAATGTGGACAGGTCTTAACCATGGTGGAAGAACagtttttcttgaagaagacAAATCATGGATAGAGCAAATACAAAGCCAATTACCAAGTTTGGAATCCTACCATGTTATATATGACACAAGAATAACTCAAGCTGATGAACTCATGGAAACTGGAATGAGCAATCAAGATTGCAAGCAAGTGATAGATCCAGGATTCTCTAAATGTCAACTTGCTCTAAAGGGGTTGCCTCAACAAGTGTTGGATATTGATTGGGATTTGATAATGGTAGATGCACCAACTGGTTGGCATGATGGAGCACCAGGAAGGATGAGTGCAATTTACACTGCTGGATTGATTGCTAGGaacaaagaagaaggagaaactcATGTGTTTGTTCATGATGTTGATAGAGTTGTGGAAGATCAATTTTCAAAGGCCTTTCTTTGTGAAGGCTATTTGGTAGAGCAAGAAGGGAGGATTAGACACTTCAATATTCCTAGCCATAAGGCAGCTTTGGCTAGACCTTTTTGTCCATAA